From Methylomonas sp. EFPC3, a single genomic window includes:
- a CDS encoding GIY-YIG nuclease family protein, with amino-acid sequence MASATIKIFLAHGDPKRLRTAELSNWTGKAVAGPRTEFDSILAREEATNAGVYFLTGIDTETGKPALYIGEAESIKDRLKSHLEKDFWNQIVFFTSKDENLTKAHIRFLEGRLIDEAKQSGRAILKNAQSSGAKLPESDREDMEVFLEKMQQLLPALGVEALVPTAAIKTNSGSYEMLFCELKGLKASGYLTPNGIIVVSGSHAVLQERDSAQKYPWLISLRQKLKEDGFLVRDGDRLLFTKDTEFTSPSAAAAVIHGGTANGLTAWKNAQGKSLKETESL; translated from the coding sequence TTGGCTAGCGCAACCATTAAAATATTTCTTGCCCATGGTGACCCAAAACGGTTGCGAACTGCAGAACTCTCAAATTGGACGGGCAAAGCAGTGGCAGGCCCTCGAACAGAATTCGATAGCATTCTCGCTCGGGAAGAGGCAACGAATGCAGGCGTGTACTTCCTAACGGGCATTGATACAGAAACAGGAAAGCCAGCTCTTTATATCGGAGAGGCTGAGTCAATTAAAGATCGCCTCAAAAGCCATCTCGAAAAGGACTTTTGGAATCAAATCGTCTTCTTTACAAGCAAAGACGAGAATTTAACCAAAGCGCATATTCGATTTTTGGAAGGCCGTCTTATAGACGAAGCAAAGCAATCTGGACGCGCCATACTCAAGAACGCACAATCTAGCGGTGCAAAGCTCCCAGAGTCCGACAGAGAAGATATGGAGGTGTTCTTGGAGAAAATGCAGCAACTTCTCCCTGCGCTTGGCGTAGAAGCTCTCGTCCCCACTGCCGCAATAAAAACCAACTCCGGTTCATATGAAATGCTCTTCTGTGAGCTAAAGGGGCTAAAGGCTTCTGGCTACTTAACCCCAAACGGAATTATTGTGGTTTCTGGTTCCCATGCGGTATTGCAGGAGCGCGATTCTGCCCAAAAATACCCTTGGCTCATATCGTTACGACAGAAGTTAAAAGAAGATGGCTTCCTTGTCCGTGATGGCGATAGGTTGCTTTTCACAAAAGATACGGAGTTCACGAGCCCAAGCGCTGCTGCTGCGGTTATTCACGGGGGAACAGCTAATGGACTCACGGCATGGAAAAACGCACAAGGCAAATCTCTCAAGGAAACAGAATCCCTATAG
- a CDS encoding sulfurtransferase TusA family protein — MSEFTLNARRLLCPLPVIRTQDKVKTLQSGDVLTVECTDPGVMQDIPAWCRINGHQVLETRAGDGEYVVVLEVG, encoded by the coding sequence ATGAGCGAATTCACGTTAAACGCACGCCGGCTGCTGTGCCCGTTGCCGGTAATCCGCACCCAGGACAAGGTCAAGACCTTGCAATCCGGCGACGTATTGACCGTGGAATGCACCGATCCAGGGGTGATGCAGGATATTCCGGCCTGGTGTCGGATTAATGGGCATCAGGTGTTGGAGACTCGTGCGGGTGATGGGGAGTATGTGGTTGTTTTGGAAGTGGGTTGA
- a CDS encoding tRNA (5-methylaminomethyl-2-thiouridylate)-methyltransferase, whose translation MSQQRKAVALISGGLDSMLACQTIMNQGIHVEGINFFTGFCVEGHTHAIRKQDADKVKRNNALWVAEQLGIKLHIIDIIEEYKQVLLNPKHGYGANLNPCLDCKIFMVNKAKQWMQENGFDFIITGEVVGQRPMSQRKQTMPIVAAESGADDLLVRPLSAQNLPATLPEREGWISRDKMFGFSGRSRKPQMSLAKEFGFADYAQPAGGCCFLTDESYSLKLTDLWQARGKRDYDLDDIMLLKVGRHIRPRPHFKIIVAREDGEARFMSGYKKEFVSMHCTSHRGPLVLIDGEVGEDDLALAGQILARYGQGRDAEQVEVTIRDRAGAERNIFVTPLAAEQIPEEWFV comes from the coding sequence ATGAGTCAACAACGAAAAGCCGTGGCGCTGATTTCCGGCGGCCTGGATTCCATGCTGGCCTGCCAGACCATCATGAACCAGGGCATCCATGTCGAAGGCATCAACTTCTTTACCGGATTTTGCGTCGAAGGCCACACCCACGCCATCCGCAAGCAGGATGCCGACAAGGTCAAGCGTAACAACGCGCTGTGGGTAGCCGAACAACTCGGCATCAAGCTGCACATCATCGATATCATCGAGGAATACAAACAAGTGCTGCTGAACCCCAAACACGGCTACGGCGCCAATCTGAACCCGTGCCTGGACTGCAAGATCTTCATGGTCAACAAGGCCAAGCAGTGGATGCAGGAAAACGGCTTCGATTTCATCATCACCGGTGAAGTGGTCGGCCAACGGCCGATGTCGCAACGCAAGCAGACCATGCCGATCGTCGCCGCCGAATCCGGCGCCGACGATTTATTGGTACGCCCTTTATCCGCGCAAAACCTGCCGGCCACGCTGCCGGAGCGCGAGGGTTGGATCAGCCGCGACAAGATGTTCGGCTTCAGTGGCCGCTCCCGCAAACCGCAAATGAGCTTGGCCAAAGAATTCGGTTTCGCCGACTACGCCCAACCGGCCGGCGGCTGCTGCTTCCTGACCGACGAAAGTTATTCCTTAAAATTGACCGACCTGTGGCAGGCCCGCGGCAAGCGCGACTACGATCTGGACGACATCATGCTGTTGAAGGTCGGCCGCCATATTCGCCCCCGCCCGCATTTCAAAATCATCGTCGCCCGCGAGGACGGCGAAGCCCGCTTCATGAGCGGCTATAAAAAAGAGTTCGTCAGCATGCATTGCACCAGCCACCGCGGGCCGTTGGTACTGATCGACGGCGAAGTCGGCGAAGACGATTTGGCCTTGGCCGGGCAAATCCTGGCACGTTACGGCCAGGGCCGCGACGCCGAGCAAGTCGAAGTGACGATACGCGACCGCGCCGGTGCCGAACGCAATATTTTCGTAACGCCGTTGGCAGCCGAGCAAATTCCCGAGGAGTGGTTCGTATGA
- a CDS encoding response regulator transcription factor, with translation MIRLLIADDHAIVRSGLKQLFALNADIEIGGEAENSEQLLDCLQRCTVDLVLLDLNMPGPGGCETISRIRREFPTLPVLVLSMHNELQIVSLALRAGAKGYLTKDSDPETLMAAIRAVAAGQRFIDPKLAEKLAFADIVAPESKPHPKLSAREFQILQMLANGKGITEIGQELAISNKTVSTYKSRLCGKLQINNTAELIRYYDAQIWQP, from the coding sequence ATGATTCGACTGCTCATAGCCGACGACCACGCCATCGTGCGTAGCGGGCTCAAACAATTGTTCGCACTGAACGCGGACATCGAAATTGGCGGCGAAGCCGAAAACAGCGAACAACTGCTGGACTGCCTGCAGCGCTGCACAGTAGACCTGGTTCTGCTGGATTTGAACATGCCCGGCCCGGGCGGCTGCGAAACGATAAGCCGGATCCGGCGGGAGTTCCCGACGCTGCCGGTGCTGGTGTTGAGCATGCACAACGAACTGCAAATCGTTAGCCTGGCGTTGAGGGCCGGCGCCAAAGGTTACCTGACCAAAGACAGCGATCCGGAAACGCTGATGGCCGCCATCCGCGCAGTCGCAGCCGGCCAACGCTTTATCGACCCGAAGCTGGCCGAAAAATTGGCCTTTGCCGACATAGTAGCCCCGGAATCGAAACCGCACCCAAAACTGTCTGCCCGCGAGTTTCAAATTCTGCAAATGCTGGCCAACGGCAAAGGCATTACCGAAATCGGCCAGGAACTGGCAATCAGCAACAAAACCGTCAGCACTTACAAATCGCGGCTGTGCGGCAAATTGCAAATCAATAATACGGCGGAATTGATCCGTTATTACGACGCCCAAATTTGGCAGCCATAA
- a CDS encoding PAS domain-containing protein, protein MPHTRFKLNDPYTEIDWLYGIVASIDDAVLVLDAKHQILYANPAAESLFGLAGRKLAKVGEWQPALYHADRTRRYLIADELWPASSHAAEASAVIDLYLSSTDNTWIPLSLKIRRIDSPQGQAHLLLFSSRPPSPPPAPAESAAEVLEHSPNLSAVLNHMPAMIGYWDRNLHNRFGNTAYEEWFGFTPSSMLGKHIRDVIGDKLYGLNQPYLEAVLAGEPQFFERTIVDVSGRERYTQTAYLPDYGDGRVNGFFVLVTDVTELKSAQKRIGESAASLRAIYDNLPFLAWMKDRDGRYLQANKHWLQAVGIKELQALDGITDYDIWPRELAEHYLAVDREVMHNRRQIQLTERAFDAGRETWTETIKSPVIGESGEVLGTTGLARDITEQRVAEDTLRNYSERLRLATQASAIGICEWEIGSGQADWDPRMYQMFGIAQGTPIDYEAWAQLVVQEDLPRCKAKLRKLIHDRREQHWEFRIRRQNDGSLRYIQAAAIVGSGPNGEQQKIVGVNIDVTRYKTIENALRDSEAHLAHAQAQAHLGSWRLDADRTSLHWSDENYRIFGTPLGAAVTYQHFLDCVHPDDRAFIDQAWQAAMNGAPYDIQHRILVNGQLKWLRERAELDFDSQGRFLRAVGTSQDITELKEIERDLEYSRSRLRQLYARREKAREEERRRIAREIHDELGQMLTALRMQISLMRLRFAEGNAELAEKIRDTMLLLDKTIEVTRDVATSLRPSALEMGIVPALQWHIKKFSDQSGIACDFSHPDNGPEMDEECATALFRIVQESLTNVLKHSGADKVKIRIAMEPGFYYLEICDNGRGFAASDARKAQSFGLIGIQERAIMLGGTSEFLSTPDTGTTIRVRVPATPNRYLL, encoded by the coding sequence ATGCCCCACACTCGTTTCAAGCTGAATGACCCGTATACCGAAATCGACTGGCTATACGGCATTGTCGCGAGTATCGATGACGCGGTCCTGGTGCTGGACGCCAAGCACCAGATCCTATACGCCAATCCCGCCGCCGAATCGCTGTTCGGACTCGCCGGCCGCAAGCTCGCCAAAGTCGGCGAATGGCAACCGGCGCTATATCATGCAGACCGGACCCGGCGCTACCTGATCGCAGACGAGTTGTGGCCGGCTAGCTCGCATGCCGCCGAAGCTTCGGCCGTAATCGACCTTTACCTGAGCAGCACTGACAATACCTGGATCCCGCTGTCGCTGAAAATTCGCCGGATCGACAGTCCGCAAGGCCAAGCCCACTTGTTGCTATTCTCGTCCCGGCCGCCGAGCCCGCCCCCTGCGCCGGCAGAATCCGCGGCCGAAGTGCTGGAGCACAGCCCAAATTTGAGTGCGGTTCTAAACCACATGCCGGCCATGATCGGTTACTGGGACCGGAATCTGCACAACCGATTCGGCAACACGGCCTACGAGGAGTGGTTCGGTTTTACCCCGAGCAGCATGCTCGGCAAGCACATCCGCGACGTGATCGGCGATAAATTGTATGGCTTGAACCAACCCTATCTGGAAGCAGTTTTAGCCGGAGAACCCCAGTTTTTCGAACGCACCATCGTCGATGTTTCCGGCAGGGAGCGCTACACCCAGACGGCCTATCTGCCCGATTACGGCGACGGCCGGGTCAACGGTTTTTTCGTACTGGTGACCGATGTCACCGAATTGAAGTCTGCCCAAAAAAGGATCGGCGAATCGGCCGCCAGCCTGCGGGCGATATACGACAACCTGCCGTTCCTGGCCTGGATGAAAGACCGCGACGGCCGTTACCTGCAAGCCAACAAGCATTGGTTGCAGGCGGTCGGCATCAAAGAGCTACAGGCGCTAGACGGTATTACCGATTACGACATCTGGCCGCGCGAACTGGCCGAACATTATCTGGCAGTGGACCGGGAGGTCATGCATAACCGTCGTCAAATCCAGCTCACCGAACGCGCGTTCGACGCCGGCCGCGAAACCTGGACTGAAACGATCAAATCGCCGGTGATCGGCGAAAGCGGCGAAGTGCTCGGCACCACCGGACTGGCCAGAGACATTACCGAACAACGCGTCGCGGAAGATACCTTGCGTAACTACAGCGAGCGCTTGCGGCTGGCCACCCAGGCCTCGGCCATCGGCATCTGTGAATGGGAGATCGGCAGCGGTCAAGCCGACTGGGACCCGCGCATGTACCAGATGTTCGGTATCGCCCAAGGCACGCCGATCGATTACGAGGCGTGGGCGCAACTGGTAGTCCAGGAAGATTTGCCGCGCTGCAAGGCCAAACTGCGCAAGTTGATTCACGACAGGCGGGAACAACATTGGGAATTCCGCATCCGCCGCCAAAACGACGGCAGTTTGCGCTACATCCAGGCGGCCGCCATCGTCGGCAGCGGCCCGAACGGCGAGCAGCAAAAAATCGTCGGCGTTAACATCGATGTCACCCGCTACAAAACCATCGAGAACGCCTTACGCGACAGCGAAGCGCATCTGGCCCACGCCCAAGCACAGGCGCATCTGGGCAGTTGGCGGCTGGACGCCGACCGCACCAGCTTGCATTGGTCGGACGAAAACTACCGGATATTCGGCACCCCGCTCGGGGCCGCCGTCACCTACCAACATTTCCTGGACTGCGTGCATCCGGACGACCGGGCTTTTATCGACCAAGCCTGGCAGGCGGCCATGAACGGCGCGCCGTATGATATCCAGCACCGCATTCTGGTCAACGGCCAGCTCAAATGGCTGCGGGAACGGGCCGAACTCGACTTCGACAGCCAGGGCCGGTTTCTGCGCGCGGTGGGTACGTCGCAAGACATTACCGAGCTGAAAGAAATCGAACGCGACCTGGAATACTCCCGCTCCCGATTGCGGCAACTCTACGCCCGCCGCGAAAAAGCCCGCGAAGAGGAACGCAGACGCATCGCCCGCGAGATCCACGACGAACTCGGCCAGATGCTGACCGCACTGCGCATGCAGATCTCGCTGATGCGTCTGCGGTTCGCCGAGGGCAACGCCGAGCTGGCCGAGAAAATTCGCGATACGATGCTGTTATTGGACAAAACCATAGAAGTCACCCGCGACGTGGCGACCTCCTTACGGCCGTCGGCGCTTGAAATGGGCATCGTGCCGGCGCTGCAATGGCACATCAAAAAATTCTCCGACCAATCCGGCATTGCCTGCGATTTCAGTCATCCCGACAACGGCCCGGAAATGGACGAAGAATGCGCAACGGCGTTATTCCGCATTGTCCAGGAGTCGCTGACCAACGTCCTGAAGCATTCCGGCGCAGACAAGGTTAAAATTCGCATCGCCATGGAGCCCGGCTTTTACTACCTGGAAATTTGCGATAACGGTCGGGGATTCGCTGCATCGGACGCCAGGAAAGCCCAATCGTTCGGTTTGATCGGCATCCAGGAACGCGCCATTATGCTGGGCGGCACAAGCGAATTCCTCAGCACCCCGGACACGGGCACGACCATTCGGGTCCGGGTTCCGGCCACCCCCAACAGATACCTTTTATGA
- a CDS encoding PilT/PilU family type 4a pilus ATPase: MEFRDYLKILVQHDGSDLYLTAGAPPAAKFQGTLKPLENVKLTPERIKQIADSVMDHEQRASFEHVPEMNLAITEEGIGRFRVNIFKQRNCYALVIRNIKVDIPNADVLGLPQILKDKIMEKRGLILFVGGTGSGKSTSLAALIDYRNSNSSGHIITIEDPIEFVHPHKRSLVNQREVGVDTLSYEDALKNTLRQAPDVILIGEIRSQETMEHALAFAETGHLCLSTLHANNANQALDRIINFFPEERRPQLLMDLSLNLQAFVSQRLVPTIEGKRVAAIEILLGTKLVSDLIHKGDIHAIKEAMEKSENIGMQTFDSHLLKLYKSGVISLEEALRNSDSPNNLKLKINLSEGLGSATKQTGALGSLALEEISKKEGDDGDGGH; encoded by the coding sequence ATGGAATTTAGAGACTATTTGAAAATCCTGGTGCAGCACGACGGTTCCGATTTGTATTTGACGGCCGGCGCGCCGCCGGCCGCCAAATTCCAAGGCACCTTGAAGCCGTTGGAAAACGTCAAGCTTACCCCGGAGCGGATCAAGCAAATCGCCGACAGCGTGATGGACCACGAGCAACGCGCCAGTTTCGAGCACGTGCCGGAGATGAATCTGGCCATCACTGAAGAGGGCATCGGCCGGTTCCGGGTCAATATTTTCAAGCAGCGCAATTGTTATGCCTTGGTAATCCGCAACATCAAGGTGGATATTCCGAATGCCGACGTTTTGGGTCTGCCGCAGATTTTGAAAGACAAAATCATGGAGAAGCGCGGCCTGATTTTGTTCGTCGGCGGCACCGGCTCCGGTAAATCGACTTCGCTGGCGGCCTTGATCGATTACCGCAACAGCAATTCGTCGGGCCACATCATCACCATCGAAGATCCGATCGAATTCGTGCATCCGCATAAACGCTCGTTGGTCAATCAGCGCGAAGTCGGGGTCGATACCCTAAGCTACGAAGACGCCTTGAAGAATACGCTGCGCCAAGCGCCCGACGTGATCCTGATCGGCGAAATCCGCAGCCAGGAAACCATGGAGCATGCGTTGGCCTTTGCCGAAACCGGCCATTTATGCCTGTCGACCTTGCATGCCAATAACGCCAACCAGGCGCTGGACCGGATCATCAACTTCTTTCCGGAAGAGCGCCGGCCGCAATTGTTGATGGATTTGTCTTTGAATTTGCAGGCCTTTGTCTCGCAACGCCTGGTGCCGACCATAGAAGGCAAGCGGGTGGCGGCGATCGAAATTCTGTTAGGTACCAAACTGGTCAGTGATTTGATCCACAAGGGCGACATTCATGCCATCAAGGAAGCGATGGAAAAGTCGGAAAATATCGGTATGCAGACCTTCGACAGCCATCTGTTGAAGCTGTACAAAAGCGGCGTGATTTCGTTGGAAGAAGCGCTGCGCAATTCGGATTCGCCGAACAATCTGAAACTGAAAATCAATTTGAGCGAGGGTTTGGGTTCGGCTACCAAACAAACCGGAGCGCTGGGCAGTCTGGCTTTGGAAGAGATCAGCAAGAAGGAAGGCGACGACGGCGACGGAGGGCATTGA
- a CDS encoding NGG1p interacting factor NIF3, which translates to MYKLCFYAPASHVEAIKQALFEQGAGRFGDYDRCCWQTLGQGQFRPLAGSEPYLGAIDRLETVAEYKVEMVCADHVIKTAVQTLLDSHPYQQPAYEIYKILNPEDLP; encoded by the coding sequence ATGTATAAACTTTGTTTTTACGCGCCGGCCAGCCACGTTGAAGCCATCAAGCAAGCGCTATTCGAACAGGGCGCCGGCCGTTTCGGCGATTACGATCGCTGCTGCTGGCAAACGCTGGGCCAGGGCCAGTTTCGCCCCTTAGCCGGGAGCGAGCCGTATCTAGGCGCGATCGATAGGCTGGAAACCGTCGCCGAGTACAAGGTGGAAATGGTTTGCGCCGACCACGTTATCAAAACCGCCGTGCAAACCCTGCTAGACAGCCATCCCTACCAACAACCGGCCTACGAAATTTATAAAATCCTGAATCCGGAAGATTTGCCATAA